The Euphorbia lathyris chromosome 2, ddEupLath1.1, whole genome shotgun sequence genome includes a window with the following:
- the LOC136217057 gene encoding mechanosensitive ion channel protein 1, mitochondrial, with protein MAGLSSSMLRSLRSSINSSQLNSFNSCSNPTRSSNRSLVRSAYAFVNRDYVTKEFKPAENLINTYPKVLNSNCLVVARSLKANSIFPTASIHYCSPSTVPLISLSSTSSYRSFFSSSGGNVDKTRGSEVSGSKVDVGDSGDVGINWVDKVKDTWQSAGDATTSIVEKTKQLSDELIPYGQQFLESYPYLKNVMAPVSYTMIGTILAWVVMPKILRRFHKYSMQTPTALLPGLSRDPIPYEKSILGALEDPVRYLVTFMAFLQIGNIVAPSTIASQYVAQGWRGAVILSLIWFLYRWKTNVLSRALHSQSWSLVDRERILTIDKVTSVGLLTIGLMGLAEACGVAVQSILTVGGIGGVATAFAARDVLGNVLSGVSMQFSKPFSLGDTIKAGSIEGQVVEMGLTRTVLLNAEKFPVLVPNSLFSSQVIVNKSRAEWRALVTKIPVKVDDLDKIPQVSNDIKSMLKANPKVFLDKEAPYCFLSRVDSSCAELTIGYNLRRMSKDELYSTEEDILLQSVRIIKKHGASLGSFWQDITT; from the exons ATGGCTGGACTTAGTTCTTCAATGCTAAGGTCACTGCGTAGTTCTATTAACTCCTCACAGTTGAATTCGTTTAATTCGTGCTCAAATCCAACTAGATCGTCTAATAGAAGCCTTGTAAGATCAGCTTATGCTTTTGTAAATCGAGATTACGTCACCAAAGAATTCAAACCAGCTGAGAATTTAATAAATACCTATCCTAAAGTTCTGAACTCTAATTGTTTGGTTGTTGCTCGATCATTGAAGGCCAATTCCATATTCCCAACTGCATCCATCCATTATTGTTCTCCAAGTACTGTTCCTCTTATTTCACTGAGCTCCACGTCGAGCTATCGCTCGTTTTTCTCATCTTCTGGTGGGAATGTGGACAAAACAAGGGGATCTGAAGTTAGTGGGAGTAAAGTAGATGTTGGTGATAGTGGTGACGTTGGAATTAACTGGGTTGATAAGGTTAAAGATACTTGGCAGAGTGCAGGGGATGCAACGACTTCTATTGTAGAAAAGACTAAACAGTTGTCAGATGAACTGATCCCTTATGGTCAGCAGTTTCTTGAGTCATATCCTTATCTTAAAAATGTGATGGCTCCAGTTAGTTATACGATGATAGGTACCATACTGGCATGGGTAGTGATGCCTAAGATTTTGAGGAGGTTTCACAAATATTCTATGCAAACTCCCACTGCTTTACTACCTGGCTTATCTAGGGATCCAATTCCATATGAGAAAAGCATTTTGGGTGCTTTAGAGGATCCTGTGCGATACTTGGTCACCTTTATGGCATTTTTACAAAT TGGCAACATTGTGGCACCATCTACTATAGCATCACAGTATGTAGCACAGGGATGGAGGGGTGCAGTTATTCTTTCTCTCATATGGTTTTTGTATCGGTGGAAGACAAATGTGCTTAGTCGTGCATTGCATTCTCAAAGTTGGTCTTTAGTTGACAGAGAAAGAATATTAACGATTGACAAAGTCACTTCGGTTGGTCTTTTAACTATTGGACTAATGGGTTTAGCTGAGGCGTGTGGAGTGGCTGTGCAATCCATTTTAACTGTGGGTGGTATAGGAG GGGTGGCCACTGCTTTTGCTGCAAGAGATGTCCTTGGGAATGTGCTAAGTGGAGTTTCTATGCAATTTTCAAAGCCTTTTTCTCTAGGAGATACGATAAAA GCTGGGTCGATAGAAGGTCAAGTGGTTGAAATGGGTCTGACAAGAACAGTTTTGCTGAATGCTGAGAAGTTCCCTGTCCTAGTTCCAAATTCATTATTTTCTAGTCAG GTTATTGTGAATAAATCTCGTGCTGAATGGCGTGCTCTGGTCACTAAAATTCCAGTGAAAGTTGATGATCTGGATAAGATACCTCAGGTATCAAATGACATTAAAAGCATGTTGAAGGCAAACCCAAAAGTTTTCTTGGATAAGGAGGCCCCATACTGTTTCTTGTCACGGGTAGACAGCTCTTGCGCAGAGTTAACTATTGGATACAATCTTAGACGAATG AGCAAAGATGAACTTTACTCCACGGAAGAAGACATCCTTTTGCAGTCCGTCCGGATAATAAAGAAACACGGTGCTTCTTTGGGCAGTTTCTGGCAGGACATTACAACCTGA
- the LOC136216705 gene encoding uncharacterized protein has product MSEMMQKMVIGEWREGHIEDKVEKKVEEERMGENVEDEWMEEHIGDNVEENDNVEEKVGEEGNIENVEEKVVEDGKGENVEHEGKGENVEEGWEVIQLGDDTETQHMTPKEDELKQYQVRGRGGKPIKEVQTKKPSKSVKTPFTEGKKRKGSEKKSNLEKMKKTKDEQLLLWNHTVKTNPTPIVCTIPKIMLTLLLFLGIFTPIYYSLNLLYPQNPPNQHPNFISVHRIPCLRTPPNTTTRLKTTTQPKTALEHVVFGIAASSTLWERRKNYIKTWWKPGEMRGVVWLDNEVKNEEYDDILLPPTMISSDVSEFPYENRNGDRSAIRISRIVSETLKLGMENVRWFVMGDDDTVFIPDNLVRVLSKYDHNQYYYIGSISESHIQNIHFSYGMAYGGGGFAVSFPLAKALAKMQDRCIRRYPSLYGSDDRIQACMAELGVPLTREAGFHQFDVYGNAFGLLAAHPVAPIVSLHHIDIIEPIFPGVDRVEALRKLQNPIKLDSAALMQQTICYDPTRKWTISVSWGFAVQIIRGIVSAREIERPARTFLNWYKTADQSGFATNTRPVSKNTCQRPFVYALSYASYIGSDHNQTVSEYVGNGIPNPRCGWKVANPSQIQRVVVYKTPDPNLWDKAPRRKCCRVLPIEEKGSLVVDVGECREDEVIETL; this is encoded by the exons ATGTCAGAGATGATGCAAAAGATGGTGATAGGAGAGTGGAGGGAAGGGCATATTGAAGATAAGGTAGAAAAAAAGGTTGAAGAGGAGCGAATGGGAGAGAATGTAGAAGATGAGTGGATGGAAGAGCATATTGGAGATAATGTTGAAGAGAAC GATAATGTAGAAGAAAAGGTTGGAGAGGAGGGGAACATAGAGAATGTTGAAGAAAAAGTTGTAGAGGATGGGAAGGGAGAGAATGTTGAACATGAGGGGAAGGGAGAGAATGTTGAAGAAGGCTGGGAGGTGATTCAACTCGGTGATGATACTGAAACACAACATATGACTCCCAAAGAG GATGAGCTTAAACAGTACCAAGTAAGGGGACGAGGTGGAAAGCCTATTAAAGAGGTGCAAACAAAGAAACCTTCGAAGTCCGTGAAAACACCTTTCACAGAGGGTAAGAAAAGAAAGGGATCAGAGAAG AAATCAAAtctggagaagatgaagaagacgAAAGATGAACAACTTTTGCTATGGAATCACACTGTGAAAACCAATCCCACACCTATAGTTTGCACAATTCCGAAGATAATGCTtactcttcttctcttcttagGCATATTTACTCCCATTTATTACTCTCTCAACCTTCTCTACCCCCAAAATCCCCCAAATCAACACCCTAATTTCATCTCCGTCCACCGTATTCCATGTCTAAGAACACCGCCTAATACGACAACCCGCCTCAAAACGACAACCCAGCCCAAAACGGCGCTCGAGCATGTCGTTTTCGGAATCGCCGCTTCTTCTACGTTATGGGAGCGGAGGAAAAACTACATCAAAACATGGTGGAAACCAGGGGAGATGAGAGGAGTAGTTTGGTTAGATAATGAAGTGAAAAACGAAGAATACGACGATATTCTTTTACCGCCGACGATGATTTCGAGCGATGTATCGGAATTTCCTTACGAAAATCGAAATGGTGATCGGTCGGCGATTCGGATATCGAGGATAGTATCGGAGACGTTGAAGCTAGGGATGGAGAATGTGAGATGGTTTGTAATGGGAGATGATGATACAGTGTTTATTCCTgataatttagttagggttttATCGAAGTACGATCATAATCAGTATTATTATATCGGGAGTATATCGGAAAGTCATATTCAGAATATTCATTTTTCTTATGGGATGGCTTATGGCGGCGGCGGATTTGCTGTGAGTTTTCCGTTAGCTAAAGCGCTGGCGAAAATGCAGGATAGGTGTATTCGGAGGTATCCTAGTTTGTACGGCTCCGATGATCGGATTCAAGCTTGCATGGCGGAGCTTGGTGTTCCTCTCACTAGAGAAGCCGGATTTCACCag TTTGATGTCTATGGGAACGCATTTGGGCTTCTGGCGGCCCATCCAGTAGCACCAATAGTATCTCTCCACCACATAGACATAATAGAGCCGATATTTCCCGGAGTGGATCGGGTAGAAGCCCTAAGAAAACTACAAAACCCGATAAAACTCGACTCAGCAGCACTGATGCAACAAACTATCTGCTACGATCCAACCCGAAAATGGACCATATCCGTATCGTGGGGTTTCGCGGTTCAAATCATTCGGGGAATAGTATCGGCGAGAGAAATCGAAAGACCAGCAAGAACATTCTTGAATTGGTATAAAACGGCAGATCAGTCAGGTTTTGCGACGAATACACGGCCTGTCAGTAAAAATACATGCCAAAGACCTTTTGTATACGCTTTGTCTTATGCGTCGTATATTGGATCTGATCATAATCAGACGGTGAGTGAGTATGTTGGGAATGGAATCCCGAATCCACGGTGCGGATGGAAGGTTGCGAATCCTTCTCAGATTCAAAGAGTTGTGGTTTATAAAACACCTGATCCTAATTTATGGGATAAG GCTCCAAGAAGGAAGTGTTGCAGGGTGTTGCCAATAGAGGAAAAGGGCAGCTTGGTAGTTGATGTTGGTGAATGTAGAGAGGATGAAGTTATTGAGACCTTGTGA